A single Musa acuminata AAA Group cultivar baxijiao chromosome BXJ2-1, Cavendish_Baxijiao_AAA, whole genome shotgun sequence DNA region contains:
- the LOC135598149 gene encoding uncharacterized protein LOC135598149, with protein MELHSRVAGKKLWNYLRVAFFMARKGFASKRKLLMDTNLLMMKRGKLLGKSLRGLMSHHQHSRPETPAFGRCEYEFSCSNSPNPVFFHAKRRHNYFPCLHPVVEEPPDDDTLRRPAVVRLPKLEYSPHCSSVDLLASGVSRTPLLSPFSVRVSNYSSGGEDDDDGGLGQEVDDEAEEFIRRFYEQLRAQSRIALLQYQEKQYQEMLVREL; from the coding sequence ATGGAGCTCCACTCGCGTGTCGCCGGCAAGAAGCTATGGAACTACCTGCGAGTGGCCTTCTTCATGGCGAGGAAAGGCTTCGCGTCGAAGCGGAAGCTGTTGATGGACACGAATCTGCTGATGATGAAGCGAGGGAAGCTCCTAGGTAAATCCCTCCGCGGTCTCATGTCGCACCACCAGCACTCGCGGCCCGAAACCCCGGCCTTTGGCCGTTGCGAGTACGAGTTCTCGTGCAGCAACAGCCCCAACCCTGTGTTTTTCCACGCCAAGCGCCGCCACAACTACTTCCCATGCCTGCACCCGGTCGTCGAGGAGCCCCCCGACGACGACACCCTGCGCCGGCCGGCCGTGGTGCGGCTGCCGAAACTCGAGTACTCGCCCCATTGCTCCTCCGTCGACCTGCTCGCCTCGGGGGTGAGTCGTACGCCGTTGTTGTCTCCCTTCTCCGTTCGCGTCTCCAACTATTCGTCCGGCggcgaggacgacgacgacggcggATTGGGCCAAGAGGTGGACGACGAGGCCGAGGAATTCATCAGAAGATTCTACGAGCAGCTGCGGGCGCAGAGTCGTATTGCGTTGCTTCAATACCAGGAAAAGCAATATCAAGAGATGCTTGTAAGAGAGTTATGA